The Amycolatopsis jiangsuensis nucleotide sequence GCCATGCCCCCGCCGGCGATCTCGCCGGTCGCGATGTCCTCGGCGAGCACGTGGAGGTGCTTGCGGACGGTCTCCACCTCGGCGTCCGAGACGTCCGGTCCCGCGCCGTAGGCCACGCTCTGCACTGACCGGAGCTTCCGCCGGTCGGCGTCGCATCCTGGTTCACGCAGCCGGAAGCCGTCCGGGGCCGGGCGGTCGACGAAATCGGCCGAGGTACAGGTCATCAGCGGGATCCGGCATTCCAGCCGGTATCCCGCCGCGGTCAGCGCCGCTTCCAGCGCGGGAGCCGCCTCGGTGAAGAACTCCAGCCTGGGCAGAAGATCCCGGCCGCGGTAAGCGGCGGTCAACGCCGCGATCTCACCCGGAGACGGTGCGGCGTCGTCGTCCGGGATCGCGTAGTTGAGCATCCGATGGGAGGTGTCGCGGGAGAAAGTCGCGAGGAACGGTCCGATTCGTTCGGTGTCACGACCGCGCGGCGCGGTCGCGCGAACATACGCCTGAATGGCTGACATGCGGGGAAAACCCTTTCGAAGGAAGGAATGCGTACCTATGCGGGCAAGAGCGGGCCCACGCGCCTACGTGCGGGAGCCGACGCGGCCAGCGGACGACTCCGCGCACGCACCGAAGTGCGCGCACGGCACCGAAGTGCGCACGGCACCACGTCGAGCGGCGGCTGTGTCGAGCGGTGGCTGTGTCGAGTGGAGAGCACATCGAGCAGCGACCGCGTCGGGTGGCGGCCGTGTCGAGCGGCGGTCGCAACCAAGCAACGACGTGTCCAGTGGCGACCACATCGAGCGGCGGCCGCAACCAAGCAACGACGTGTCCAGTGGCGACCACATCGAGCGGCGGTCGCAATCAAGCAACGACGTGTCCAGTGGCGACCACATCGAGCGGCGGCCGCGATCAAGCAACTGGCCGCGTCGAACTCGCCGCGGCCGGTCGCGCGGGACACTGCCGCGTGCCGGAGTGCGTCAGGCCTGGCCTCGGTGGGCGCGGGCCGTGGCGGCAAACATAGGCGTTCCTTCGTCGAACGGGTGGCGTGTAACCGGTAGTGCGTTCAGTCTGCCCCCACGCGCAACCGGTTTGTCACCGTCGTTCCGGGTGGCTGAGGCGGACGTAGCGGGTGCCGGGCTCGGCCGGGGTGGCGTCGTGCAGCCGGAGTGGCGCCACGCAGATGGTCCGCCGCGTTTGCTGCGGGATCGGCGGCACGGGCAGGTCGAAACGCCGCCAGCCGGGGCGGGTCAGCGCTGCGCCGAGGGTCGCACCCAGCGTGTTGAGCAGAACGTCGTCGGTCGAGGTGACGCGTCCGTTGTGGAGCACGAACTGGGCCGCCTCCACCAGGAGCGACGCGATCAGCGCGACCAGCGCGATCCGGCCGGCCGAGCGCAGCCGCGGGGCCCGCAGCGGGACCAGCGCACCCAGGGGGCCGAGCAGGAACAGGTTCCCGATCACCTGCCAGAGTGAAC carries:
- a CDS encoding GNAT family N-acetyltransferase, giving the protein MSAIQAYVRATAPRGRDTERIGPFLATFSRDTSHRMLNYAIPDDDAAPSPGEIAALTAAYRGRDLLPRLEFFTEAAPALEAALTAAGYRLECRIPLMTCTSADFVDRPAPDGFRLREPGCDADRRKLRSVQSVAYGAGPDVSDAEVETVRKHLHVLAEDIATGEIAGGGMALEIVSGTTEVAGIAVAGPYRGRGIAAAISALLTRISHDRGADTAFLTPRDQRISTVYRRVGYRTAGECVHLSLPQ
- a CDS encoding VanZ family protein, whose product is MGALLRAFWGIIPATAIALPYAALCWPLLVVRRRRRSGVSVAHASATAGVDLLIVTLAGLILLLVTMPVGAAGGSAVHLVPGTDLTEAFSDDGSLWQVIGNLFLLGPLGALVPLRAPRLRSAGRIALVALIASLLVEAAQFVLHNGRVTSTDDVLLNTLGATLGAALTRPGWRRFDLPVPPIPQQTRRTICVAPLRLHDATPAEPGTRYVRLSHPERR